The sequence below is a genomic window from Blastopirellula retiformator.
GCCTGTTCACTTTCCAGACTCGTCGTACGCGCTGCCCGCCCTTTACCAGCAAATGGAAGAGGCGCACGATTCCGGCGAACTGAGCGATGAAGATTGGCAGGAATTCCAAGACTTTTTTGGGGAAGCTCCGGACGACGCCGAAGCGGGCTCGAGCCCCAGCGACGACTTCGACTGGCGAACGCTTCATTACGGCGACGGCATCAAGCCGTGGCAATGGCTGACCGGCAACTTCATGCATGCCGACGTCTGGCACCTCCTTGGCAACATGTTAATCCTGTGGCCCTTTGGCGCACTGATCGAAGGAAAAATCGGCTGGCTCCGTTTTCTGCTGCTGTATGCCGGCATTGGCGTCTTTCAGTCGATGATCGAGCAGTTCTTGTTTCTGTTTCTCGACGTTCCCACTTTTTCCCTGGGCGCGTCGGCGATCATTTTCGGTCTGATCGCGATCGCGCTTGTTTGGGCCCCGATGAACGACGTGAAATGCTTCATGCTGTTTGGCATGCGAGCCTGGTTTTTCGACTTGCCGGTTTCCGTCTACTGCGCATTTAGCATCGTGTTTGAAATGCTGATCATGTATTTCACGTACGACGCCGAGTCGGGAGGATTGATCAGCAGCAGCTTCTTTCACGTCTTCGGCGCCTTGATCGGACTGGCCGTCGGCGTAGTGATGGTCCGACAAAACTGGGTCGACTGCGACAATTACGACTTTTTCACCGTCTATTTCGCCAACCCCGATGCGCCAAGAGAAGAGAAGGTTGACGAAGTGCGGCTCAAAGCGGCCCGTCAACGCTCCGCGAATCTGGGACTCGAACAGATTCGAAATATCCTCAACGAGGGGGGAGATCCAGCGATCGCCTATCGCGCCCACCAGAAGTTAGGACACTCCAACGCCGACTGGTATCTTCCCGAAGAAGACCTGCTGGCGATCATCCAAAGCTATCTGAAACAAAAACGCGGCCAAGAAGCGTTGCCGGCGATGATCGAATACGCCCGCCGCGGCGCAGCCCACCAAGCTCCAGTGCGCCTGCGGATCGCCCACCTGATGGTCGATACCGAATCACGGCCTGCACAGGCGCTCCAGGTTCTATCTCGTATTGATCCTGGCACGCTCGCCGGCCAAGATCGCAAGCGGTATTCTGCGATCCGCAAGAAGGCCCAAGAAATGAAAGCCGCCGGCGTGATGGAGCCGGCGGCGGAAGAAATCTAGGCGCCTGTTCGCAGCGGCCGCTTAACGAAGCTGCTGCGAGTTGCGAAGCATCGCTTGCTGCACCTGAGCGGCGTACCGCTGCGGGGCCGACCAGAAGGTCTTTAGGTTGTCTTCGCTGGAGAAGAGATACAACACGCCGTTGTACGTCAAACCGTGTGAGCGATTGCCGTCGACCAAGCGACCTTGTTCGATGTAGGCGACCGGATCATTTCCCGACAGGACCGGGCTGAAGCGATCAGGCGAGGCCAGGAATTTTCGCTGCTGCACGTCCGAAGCGAACAGGTAAACGCGGCCCTGGTGGACGGCGCCCCAGCGAGCATCTCCTTTTTGCCACCTCATCCCCTCAGCCAACGTCACCGGGCAGAAGCCATCCAGCGCGAACTCAGGCTGCTGAGACTGTTGCGGTTGAGCCTGCGGCGCGGCGGCCGCGGCCGGAGCGGCAGCCGGTTGTCGCGACTGTGAAGCATACGAGCTTTGCGGCGGCGTCGACTGCGACGCGTGTTGGCTTTGCGGCTGGGCGGCCGGTTGGGCGGCGAAGCGATCTTGCGGCTGAGCTTGCGGGGCCGGTCGCATAGGCGGTTGATTGGTCTGCGAAGGTTCGCCGTACGAAGATCCGCTCGGCTGAGTTGCAAACCGCGACTGGGTCGGCGGCGGAGTCGAAGGCTGAGCCTGCGGCGGGGCGGAAGCGGCCGCGTATTGGCTGCCGGCAGCAGGACCAGCGGAATAGCCGCTCGGCTGCGGGGTCGATTCGTTTGCCGGAGCAGCGGCGTAACCACCGGTCGAGAAACGCGATTGCGTCGGCTGGCTTGGCGCCGCGGCCGGAGCAGTCGCATCGTTTTGCGAGTAGGTCGAAGCCGCAGGCGGCATCGAGAAGCGCGACTGACTTTGCGGGGCAGCCGGAGCGGCGCCAAAGCGGGAGTAGCTACCGCCGGGGGCAGCCGCTTCGCCTGGGTACGAGACCGGCTGGGCTTCTGGAGTGGCCGTCGAGGCGAGCTGGCTCATGCCGGCGGTCTTGATGGCGACGCCATGCAGCACCGCCAGGTACTGCGCCTTATCCTTTTCCTGCTTGCTGACCATCCGGTAAACCATTTGGCCGCTGGGCAAAATAATCACGTCTTGAGGCCAACGATCAACGCCATATTGATTGGCGATTTCGGTCTGTTCGGCCGCGTTGATCTTTACCGGGACATAGTCTTTCGTCACCGCTGCAGCGAACGCGGGATCTTTAAACAAGGTCGCGTCCAACATGCGGCACGGGGGACAATTGGGCGCCCAGAAGTGCACCATTACAAGCTGGTTCTTCTGCGCAGCCAATCGCTTGGCCGATTCGAGGCTGGAGGCCCAGGGCATTGCGTCTTGCGCAGTTGCAGCCGAGCTGATGATCAGCAGTAATCCGATAGTCAAAATAGAGCAAATCGCTCTCATTTCGGCGCCTTTCGCTAGCAGCGTGGTCCCCCTCAAGCAAACATTCATTGCTGGGTATCGTCCATGCGACTTTAACGACCGTAGCAAAAAGTCCGATTTTTCCTGCAAATCCCAATTCACGCATTATGAGAATTGCCGCAAGTGCTTTGGGCGCAGGGAAATCGAACAATTTTTCCCGTTTCGCCGATTTCGGCGGGCGATGATAGCTTGACACGCCCGATAAATTGTGGATAAGATGCCGAAGGTTTAAGAATGCCGACTCGGCAGAAACCCTCATGCCCAATTGTCTACGATGTCTTCGGGCGAAGTTCGGCGACGCGGTCGCGAGTCTTCACGTTTATTGTTGATTTCTCCTTCGCGTATGCGTCCGGCGAACCTAGACGCTTTTAAGGTTCGGTTTGAAAACCGTCGTCCTACTGTTTAGCGGCGACTGGGCCAAGCCAGCTTTAAGAAACCTTCCCCGCGGCGATTTCGCCGACCCAGGCGGAAGTTTGAATTTGGGCGAGATGGACCTCCGGTCCTTGGCTTCCTTTGAGTCATACAGGACCTTTTGAACTACCCATCACCGGAAACGGTAGCGTTCCCACCACGGCAGTGAAGTTCATTGCCTACAGGGCAGGGCGCACCGGCAAGCCAAGTGCATCACAAACGACGCTGACAGCCAACTGATTGGCCGCGACGCTTGTCACTTCGGTGTAATTTGATTCTTCCTGAGAGCAACGCCTGGCGCCACTTGTGCACCTTGTGACCTGGTGGACCGTGCGACCCTCTCAACCCGCGTTTCGGAATTGGCGCCGAGTCGTTCGATTCTGATCCATTCGGTTTCACGATCTTCGTTGATTCAAACCAAACGGAAGCTGCGCAAACGACAACGGAATGTCGCTCGTTTGCCGGCGCATGACTAAGGCGGCGCTGTGGAAGCGCTCCATTCTCTTGACTATCTTGATTTGCTTCGCGCAACTTAGGTGATTTCGATGGCGAAAAAGAGGCAGGCCCGCTCTCGCTCTGGCGGCGGGCGGCGTCGAGGAGGCCAAAACGACGGACAACAAGGGGGACGTTCGCGTCGTCAGGGGGGACACCGTCGCTCTTCCGCTCCCAGTTCCAATGTGCCCCGCAACAATTTGGAACAAGAAGAATTTGAACCAGGCGAACCGATTCCGTTGGAACCTGGCTACGGCTTGCTCGAGATGCATCCCAACGGCTACGGCTTCCTTCGCAGTCCAGAAAACAACTACGCCCGCGAACGGACCGATCCGTTCGTGCCTGGCACGATGATCGAGAAGTACCAACTGCGTGAAGGCCTGATGCTTCGCGGCATGGTGCAGCGATTCCGCCGCGGCCAAGGCCCGCGTCTCCGCGAACTGACCGACGTCGACGGCATGCTTCCTGAGAAGTATGCGATGACCAGTCCGTTCGACAAGCTGACGCCGATCAATCCTCGCGAGCATCTCAAGCTCGAAATCGAAGGGGGCCCGCTCACCAATCGGGTCGTCGATCTGCTGACGCCGCTCGGCAAGGGGCAACGCGCCTTGGTCGTCGCTCCGCCGCGAACCGGCAAGACGATGCTGATCCAAAATCTCAGCCGCGGCATCTCGGCAAACTATCCGGAAGTCAAGTTGGTCGTGCTGTTGATCGACGAACGGCCGGAAGAAGTGACCGACATGCAGCGGAACATCAATGGCGAAGTGATCGCCAGTAGCCTCGACCGCGATGTCGAAAGCCACGTTCGCTTGTCGCAGCTAGTGATCGAACGCGGCAAGCGTCTGGCCGAAATGGGCCACGACGTCTTCCTGCTGCTCGACTCAATCACTCGCTTGGCTCGCGCCTTCAACAAATGGGTTGGCGATAGCGGCGGCACGATGTCTGGCGGCGTCAACATCAAGGCGCTCGACATCCCAAAGAAGCTGTTCGCCACGGCCCGCGCTTTTGAAGAAGGGGGCTCGCTGACGATCGTCGGCACCGCTCTGATCGACACCGGTAGCCGGATGGACGAGTTGATCTTCCAAGAGTTCAAAGGGACCGGCAACATGGAGTTGGTCCTCGATCGCAAGCTGGCCGACCGCCGCGTCTGGCCCGCGATCGACATCTCCCAGTCCGGCACTCGCCGCGAAGAGTTGCTGCTCGACGAAGGGACCTTGGGCGCCGTGGTCGCACTGCGACGCACCCTCACTTCGATGCACCACATCGAAGCGATGGAACAGCTCACCCGACAGCTTGGCAAGTACAAGACCAACTTGGAATTCGTCAGCCTGATCGCCGGTACCCGCAACGGGCACTAGAGCGGTTTTCTTCAATCTTTAGCGTTCTGGCTGGTTGCGGCCGCGCTGGTCGGCGTTGACCAGCTTGCCTCACCAACGCCAGAAACGCTACAGCTATCAGAAAAACGCTCTAACTCTACCAAAATTAGAAAATCAATCAGCAGCCGCGTCCGCCGGGCGCGGCTCTTTTTGTGCGTTTTCCGCCGCCAGCGCCGCGGCATCGCGTCGCCACAGCCAAACGAAGATGATCGCCAACAGAATCGCTCCCCACTGATACGCGGTCAGGCCGACCAGATACCGCGGCTCGGGACGAATCATTTCGGTCAGAAAGCGATAGCTGAGGTAAACCAAGATGTAGAGCTTCATCAGTTGCCCGCGGAACCAACCCTTCCGCTCTAGCCACAAGAGCAGAAAACCCATCGTCAGGTGAAACAGGCTCTCGTAGATTTGCGTCGGATGCCGCAGGACGAGCGGATCGTCGACCGCCGTCGGAAACGCCACGCCCCAAGGCAACGTCGTCGGCGTTCCAAAACAACAGCCGCCAAAGAAACAGCCCCACCGGCCGATGGCGATCGCAAACGCCACCGGCGCTGCGAACGAGTCTCCCGTCTTGATCCGGATGTTCATCAGCCACTTGGCGATTTCCACTCCCAGATAGCCCCCCGCCAATCCGCACACGATCGTCTTGCCATGCGCAAACCAGGCGACGCCATTCCACAGTCCCTCAAGGTCGTATAGCACGAAGGGCAACTTGGCGCCGATCATCGCGCCGCAAAAACCGCCCAATCCCAACCCGAACTTTTCTTCTCGGGTCAGCGGAAGCTTCTGCTGCGAGCGGCGCACCAGCAAACTGCAAAGCGCGATCGCCGTCGCCATGATCACGATATACGTCGGGTTGATCATCATGGGGCTAGACGTGCTTTCGATCGAGCGGCGGTAGCGGCACATGGCCGTCACGATAGAGGACGTTGTACGCGCAGAACGGAATCAAGTGCCCACTCGGCAACACATGATGAATGCAACACTTCATCACGCGGCGAACGTCAAAGTTATACGCGTCCAAAAACGAAGTGACCATCACGCGGAAGACGTCGCCGGCGCCCAGCTCTTGCCGCATCGCCTTGGTGAAGAAGTCGACCGCCGCCGCGCCAATCTCCGGATCGGCGAACATCTCCGGCGATAGCTCCAGTTCCGGCTCGCACGTCGGCGCGTCAATAATCGCAAACGGATCGTCGCTGGCCGCCGGCGGCGTCGTGCCGCAGTTGCCGCTGCTGCAGCAACCTTGTCGCACCAGGTAGCGCTCGAGCAGATCTCGCACCGCGGGACGCGTAAAGGAAATGCCGCTCGCCAGTAGATCAATATGCTGCGTCGCGTCGATGAACCGCATCAGCGGGATCAGTTTCCCCTGATACCGATAGGCGTAGCTCATTTGGTGGCAGTTGGGATGAGCGCATGGCAGCGGCATGAAGTCGCTTTGGCGGAAGCGTCCCGCCGTCTGC
It includes:
- a CDS encoding rhomboid family intramembrane serine protease, with the protein product MFIPYSTDAPLYHAPIATTSLIVVNVLLLFLWPVHFPDSSYALPALYQQMEEAHDSGELSDEDWQEFQDFFGEAPDDAEAGSSPSDDFDWRTLHYGDGIKPWQWLTGNFMHADVWHLLGNMLILWPFGALIEGKIGWLRFLLLYAGIGVFQSMIEQFLFLFLDVPTFSLGASAIIFGLIAIALVWAPMNDVKCFMLFGMRAWFFDLPVSVYCAFSIVFEMLIMYFTYDAESGGLISSSFFHVFGALIGLAVGVVMVRQNWVDCDNYDFFTVYFANPDAPREEKVDEVRLKAARQRSANLGLEQIRNILNEGGDPAIAYRAHQKLGHSNADWYLPEEDLLAIIQSYLKQKRGQEALPAMIEYARRGAAHQAPVRLRIAHLMVDTESRPAQALQVLSRIDPGTLAGQDRKRYSAIRKKAQEMKAAGVMEPAAEEI
- a CDS encoding thioredoxin family protein translates to MPWASSLESAKRLAAQKNQLVMVHFWAPNCPPCRMLDATLFKDPAFAAAVTKDYVPVKINAAEQTEIANQYGVDRWPQDVIILPSGQMVYRMVSKQEKDKAQYLAVLHGVAIKTAGMSQLASTATPEAQPVSYPGEAAAPGGSYSRFGAAPAAPQSQSRFSMPPAASTYSQNDATAPAAAPSQPTQSRFSTGGYAAAPANESTPQPSGYSAGPAAGSQYAAASAPPQAQPSTPPPTQSRFATQPSGSSYGEPSQTNQPPMRPAPQAQPQDRFAAQPAAQPQSQHASQSTPPQSSYASQSRQPAAAPAAAAAPQAQPQQSQQPEFALDGFCPVTLAEGMRWQKGDARWGAVHQGRVYLFASDVQQRKFLASPDRFSPVLSGNDPVAYIEQGRLVDGNRSHGLTYNGVLYLFSSEDNLKTFWSAPQRYAAQVQQAMLRNSQQLR
- the rho gene encoding transcription termination factor Rho, translating into MAKKRQARSRSGGGRRRGGQNDGQQGGRSRRQGGHRRSSAPSSNVPRNNLEQEEFEPGEPIPLEPGYGLLEMHPNGYGFLRSPENNYARERTDPFVPGTMIEKYQLREGLMLRGMVQRFRRGQGPRLRELTDVDGMLPEKYAMTSPFDKLTPINPREHLKLEIEGGPLTNRVVDLLTPLGKGQRALVVAPPRTGKTMLIQNLSRGISANYPEVKLVVLLIDERPEEVTDMQRNINGEVIASSLDRDVESHVRLSQLVIERGKRLAEMGHDVFLLLDSITRLARAFNKWVGDSGGTMSGGVNIKALDIPKKLFATARAFEEGGSLTIVGTALIDTGSRMDELIFQEFKGTGNMELVLDRKLADRRVWPAIDISQSGTRREELLLDEGTLGAVVALRRTLTSMHHIEAMEQLTRQLGKYKTNLEFVSLIAGTRNGH
- a CDS encoding prolipoprotein diacylglyceryl transferase; this translates as MINPTYIVIMATAIALCSLLVRRSQQKLPLTREEKFGLGLGGFCGAMIGAKLPFVLYDLEGLWNGVAWFAHGKTIVCGLAGGYLGVEIAKWLMNIRIKTGDSFAAPVAFAIAIGRWGCFFGGCCFGTPTTLPWGVAFPTAVDDPLVLRHPTQIYESLFHLTMGFLLLWLERKGWFRGQLMKLYILVYLSYRFLTEMIRPEPRYLVGLTAYQWGAILLAIIFVWLWRRDAAALAAENAQKEPRPADAAAD